The Tenrec ecaudatus isolate mTenEca1 chromosome 6, mTenEca1.hap1, whole genome shotgun sequence genome has a window encoding:
- the LOC142451076 gene encoding olfactory receptor 8S1-like: MGNHSMFSEFILLGLSSNLQSQVILFVLFLVIYLLTLMGNLIMLLVIRLDPHLHTPMYFFLGQLSFLDLCHSSVTVPKMLENLLSERKTIFVESCLAQAFFVFTTGGTETCLLAVMAYDRYVAISSPLLYGQVMSSQLCVRLVWGCWGLAFVDALINILLAANLDFCEDQTIPHFSCELSSLFPLSCCDTSVNFTLLLCSSVWHFFGTFVLIVSSYTRIVSTIMSISSTSGRSKAFSTCSSHLTTVILFYGSGFLSYLLPNSGTPLEMIFPLQYSVVTPMLNPLIYSLQNKDVKAAIRRMFRKYMNSRT, translated from the coding sequence ATGGGAAATCACAGCATGTTCAGTGAATTCATCCTCCTCGGCCTGTCTTCCAACCTGCAGAGCCAGGTTATTCTCTTTGTGCTGTTTCTGGTGATTTACCTGTtgaccctgatggggaacctgatAATGCTGCTAGTGATCAGGCTTGATCCTCACcttcacacacccatgtacttcttttTGGGACAGCTGTCCTTCCTGGACCTCTGCCACTCCTCTGTCACAGTtcccaagatgctggagaacctaCTCTCTGAAAGAAAAACCATCTTTGTGGAGAGCTGCCTGGCTCAGGCCTTCTTTGTGTTCACCACAGGGGGCACTGAAACCTGCCTGCTGGCAGTGATGGCCTATGATCGCTATGTGGCCATCAGCTCTCCTTTGCTCTATGGCCAGGTGATGAGCAGCCAGCTCTGCGTCAGGCTGGTATGGGGCTGCTGGGGCCTGGCCTTTGTGGATGCTCTCATCAATATTCTCCTGGCTGCCAATCTAGATTTTTGTGAGGACCAAACTATACCCCACTTCAGCTGCGAGCTGTCTTCTCTCTTCCCGCTGTCTTGCTGTGATACCTCAGTCAACTTCACGCTCCTGCTCTGCTCCTCCGTCTGGCATTTCTTTGGAACCTTCGTTTTGATTGTGTCCTCTTACACCCGCATTGTCTCCACCATCATGAGCATCAGCTCCACCTCCGGCCGAAGCAAGGCCTTCTCCACCTGTTCTTCCCACCTCACCACTGTGATCTTGTTCTATGGCTCTGGCTTCCTCAGCTATCTCTTGCCCAACTCAGGGACCCCACTGGAGATGATCTTCCCTTTACAGTACAGTGTGGTCACGCCCATGCTGAATCCTCTCATCTACAGCCTCCAGAACAAGGATGTGAAGGCGGCCATTAGAAGAATGTTCCGAAAATATATGAACTCTCGCACATAG